In the Actinomycetes bacterium genome, AGAAGAGGGGCGGCGGTTATCTGGCCGGCAGGTTCCTGCATCATTTTTTCAAAAGCCCCAGGCAGAGCTTTAGATACCTTTCAAACTATATGCGCGGTAAATGAGTAGAGACTTATGGCCAGCAAAAAAGTAAAAACAATCCTTAAAATAATTAATGTAGTGGTAGTGGTAGGCTTTGGGATCTTCCTTATCTGGTACCTGCTGGACAAGGTGGAGATCGGCGCCATAAAACAGGCTTTCCTCAACATATACAAGCCCACCATGGTGTTGGGGCTTACCATGATGTTTTTTGACGGTTTCCTCAGGGGTTACCGTACCAAGATTCTCCTGGGATCAGAGAGGATAAGGATACTGGATCTTTTTTTTGTATCCCATATAAGGAATGCTTTCAATATGGTGCTTCCGGCCAGAACCGGGGAACTGTCCTATGTTTATGTGCTGAAACGGAAATTTAAATTTCCGGTAGAGATAGGCATGTCCACTCTGGCCGTAGCCCTGGTGTTTGACCTGGTAATTGTGTTTTCCCTGATTATCATCTCCATAATCATAGTGGGCATCAACCGGTATGCGGTATCCTCTACTACCGTAATAATGGTGGCTGCCGGGCTGTTAATTATTTCCCTGCTTATACTGTTTTTTTTATCAAAGATAGTGGGGTTGATAATACGATTTACAACATGGGTATTTTCCAAAACCCACTGGGACAGAATCAAATTTATAGACTACCTGTACAGCAAACTGGTAGGCATAAACCAGAATATCAAGGTAATACAGGGAAGAAAGATTTATACCAAAGTATATATTACCTCGGTGATTATCAGGCTGGTAAAGTTTTCCATATATTATTTTATGATACATTCACTGATGAAGCCCATGGGCTACGGGTTTGCCGAGCTTAATTACTGGGTAATATTTCTGGCCACCGCTGCCGCCGAGATTTCAGCGGTGCTGCCCACCCATGCCCTAGCCGGGCTGGGTACCTATGAATTTGCTTTTGTCTCGGTGCTTACCATGCTGGGCTTTCAGGAAAACATTGCCATTATAGTTGGTTTCAATTACCATATTATAAATCTGGTATTTACAGTTATGGTAGGCATATTGTCTATTATCATACTGGTTATGCCTTTTTATAAGATTAGAAAGATTAGTGCTGATGAGAATACTGATAACCGGTAGCAGGGGGCAACTGGGCAGCCAGCTTATAAGCCTGGGCGGATCAGAACATCAATTATACGGTTATGACTTGGATATGGATATAACCGATGCTGAGAAGGTACAAACCGAATTTGCCAGGGTAGAGCCCCAGGCAGTCATACATTGCGCTGCCTATACCGATGTAGACGGTTGTGAGGACAAGGTTCAGTTTACTTATGATGTAAACACCACCGGTACAGAGAACCTGGTAAGGGAAGCCAAAAAGTATGATGCGGATTTCTTATTTATATCCAGCGACTATGTATTTGACGGCAAAAAAGGTTCTTCCTACCTGGAGACCGACCAGCCTCATCCTATAAGTGTTTACGGGGATTCCAAGTACCGGGCAGAAAAGCTGGTAGCAGAAATTACTGACCGACACTATATAGTCAGGACTACCGGCATATACAGCATATACGGCAAAAACTTTGTAGATACAGTAATAAAAGCTGCCAGAAAAAAGAGCAGCCTCTCCATAGTAGATGACCAAATATGTACTCCCACTTTCAGCCTGGATCTGGCCCGGTGCGTATATGCGCTTATCGGAACCGGGGTTTATGGTATCTATCATGCTACCAATGGCGGACAGTGCTCCTGGTACCAGTTTACCCGGTATATGCTGGATATTATGGATATTGATACCAAGCTGGAGCCGGTAGCAAGCAGTAGTCTGACCCGCAAAGCCAGAAGGCCGGCTTATTCAGTATTGCAGAACTTTAATTTGGAAGAGAACCAGATATGCTTTATGCGTCCCTGGGAGGAGGCATTAAAGGATTTTTTGCTCAACCATTACCAAGCCAAACCCTAGAGTGATATGGCCAAGCTAAACAAAGCAGCATCTACTGCCATCAGGGTGGTTATAAGTGCTTCCCTTATAACTTTTTTAATTGTAAGGAACTGGGATAACTTCAAGATGATGGCCAATCATCTGGAGAGCATTAATATTGCTTTAATGGCGCTGGCCACCTTCCTGTATTTTCTGGGTATAGCCGGAATGGTATTCAGGTGGGGGATACTGCTGAGAGCCCAGCAGATGATTATCCACAGGGGATTTCTGCTGCAGTCGGTAATGATCGGTTTTTTTTATAATAATATTTTGCCCACCAGTGTAGGCGGTGATGCCTACCGGGTTTATGACATATATAAAAACAAGGGAGTCCCGGTAGACAGGACATTTTCTACAGTGGTGCTGGAAAGGTCCATGGGCACCATTACCGGGGCTATTTTTTTGGTATTTTCTTTCTTTTTCGGTATGTATGATATGGTAAGCTTCAATATGCTGTTAAGCCTGATAATTATACTGGCCCTGCTGATACTGCTGCTGGCTGTACTTATAAAGCCATACTTTTTTAAGATAGACAGGCTGTTTGAAAAGTTTGCTCTGTTAAGGAAGATCAGGCCCAAAGTGAAGTCCTTCAGGGACATACTGATAAGCTACAAAGACAAGAAGGCTTATCTGGGTGTATGTTTTGTATACAGCGTCATCATACAGATGTTTATAATCTTAAGCTACTGGCTGGTATCAGAATCGCTTACACTTAATATAGGTCTAAGTTCCTTTTTATTTATTGTCCCCTTTACCTCTATAGTAGCCAGCATACCCATAACCATTGGGGGCATAGGGTTAAGAGAGAATGCCCTGGCTTTTTTGGTGGCTACATTCGGGGCCAGTGAAAGCCAGGCTGCGCTGTTTTCATTTTTAATTTTGTTTATTATTCTATTTAACGCCCTGCTGGGCGGGTTGACTTATTTGGGGAAAAATGTATTTTTTAAGCCCAAAGGGGTTATCTGAATAAAAATTCCATATAGTTTTCCAGATAAAGGCCGATTCCTTCACTATACAGCGGACTCCCTACCAGTTTTAAAAATAATATGATGGAGAAAATAAAGATAAGGAAGAAAAACAGGTAGTATAATATTTTAAATAATACTGTTTTAAACATTTCTAATTTTCTGCTATTGTTATTAGGGTTATTATAATGGTAATGAATTTAAATGTATAGGTGATAAGGTGAGGGGTTTTTTAATATTTCTAAACATAGTGGTTTTGCTTTTTTTTCTGGTCATGTTTATATTTTTAGAGCCTTTGTTTCAGATCGTAGAAGATTACGTTACCCTGACCGCACTGCTTTCATCCTCTATTAAATTCTTCCTGGCTATAGTAATAGGATTCTGCATAGGCAACCTTACCCAGATTTTTACCAGTACTGCCTACCAGAGAACCCGCTGGGATATCAAAAGCTTTGTTCTCCTGTCTATCATCCCTGCTTTATTTCTAATAGCTATAAGTGTGGGTCCGGTAGTAAATATAATAACCCAGCTTCCGGTTATAAGGGGTAACTCTTCAGAGTTTCTTTATTACCTTATATCCTCCAGATACATATGGGTATTATGGGTAGGGGTTAACCTGGGGGCATCAATAAAATTTCCACAGGTCTACAGCCCCAAGAGGGCTAGAAATACCAAAATTCAATAAATAATTTTTCTATTCCATTTTAACCATTGATTTAATAGATAAGAGCAGCAGTAGTCATCTGCCGGTTAAGGAGTATATTATGACTCATGAGTGTTCTTATGTAATTCCATCCCCAACTATTCCAGAAATTTGTTATATGCTAAAAAGTAGATTTGGGAATTATGTAGAATTACAGTTCATACAACAGGTGGTTAACTCTGTATTTTACCTGGAGCCAGTAAACTATATGGATATAGTAAGGATAGGCTAGATACTTAACCATTATAGTGAAATGGATATCGGGTATGTGGATGCCGCTATCATTGCAATAGCTGAAAGGCTTAATATAAATAAATTAATAACTCTGGATAAAAAACACTTTTCGGTAGTTGCCCCTAAAAATTTTGAGAGATTTGATTTACTGGTCTAATTACTCCGGTATCTAATTCAATAGTGGAACAATATACCCAAGTGCTTCTTACTCAAACAGAAAGCAGGGATCCTTGTAATTGGCCCCAGGGTCATTGAATATATTGAATATCGAACCGTCTGCAAAGGAGTAAATATAAATCTGCTCCCTGCCGCTGGCATCAGAATCAAAACCAATATAATTACCGTCAGGAGAAAAAACAGGATGGGTATTGGTAGAACCATTGGCAGTAATCTGGGCCAGTATCTCTCCGGTTATATCCATTATATACACTTCGCCATTACTGCCCAGGTATTTGCTGAACACTATGGTTCTTCCATCAGGAGAAAAATCGGGAACCCTGTTTCTCTGCTGGTCTTTGGTAATATAATGGACGTTTTCCCCATTGTAATCCATGACCTTAATATCCTCCTTGGTGCCGGATTCAAACAGCACCAGGGGACGGTAAGGGTGCCCGGCGGGGTGCCAGTCATGGCTTTCAGTATTAAAGGTAAGCCTCTGGGGATTGCTGCCGTCCACACCTATACGGTAAACTTCCCATATATCGCCTTCCCTGGACTCATAGAACAAATACTGTCCGTCATGGGACCAGGCAGGATAAGCATTAAGGGTATTGCTGTCAGTTACCTGCCTTACTCCTGAACCATCGGTATTTATAATAAATACCTGCCACAGCCCGTTAACCTCTGAAGTAAAGGCAATCTGGCTTCCATCCGGAGAGACATTGGGATAAAGGTCGTCTTCCCCGTTATCGGTCAGCTGCCTTAAGTTACTGCCGTCCAGGTTGGATATATAGAGATCAAAATCTCCGCCGTTCCTGTCGCTTACAAATACCACCTGCTTGTTGCTGAATTCCTGCTGGGCATAAAAGCGGTCGGGGTTGTTGACATAAAAACTTGAACCCTTGATGCTTATGGCATCTCCGGGATTTATGGTAAAGTCTTCAATGTAGTTGTCTATCTCCAAAAATATGTTGCTCTTAAATTCAGGGTCATAGAGATAGGTCTCGATTATCTTCTTTTGCCAGCTGCTGTCGTTTTTCTGGGCATAAATATAAAGGTAGTGCTTTTCATTGGACCGGTATTCAGCAGCATCCCAGCTTACGCTAAAACCGCAATTATTAAACTGGGGCCCGAATACCTCGGCCACGTCGCTCCTGCCAATAGACCCGTATGCTGCATCACCCAGGTTTATGCCCCTGTCCAGGGGCCCGTCCAGATAAACATATATACTCTGAATCCCGGTACTGTCAGTGGCTTCCTGGTCCAGAGCCCAGCCCTGGATATCCAGTTCCTGGGGTTTTAAAATAGACAGGTTCTGGGGGCTGTCTAAATTAATGTTCAGATCTGTATCCGGAACATCTCCCTTGACCGTTATTTCCTTAATAGCGTAGTCATAATCTCCCTCATCGGTTATGGCATACACAAACAGGGTATGCAGCCCCGGTTCAAGCTGAACATCTCCCAGATCTATATTGTATTCAAATCCCGAATTTGCATATTGCTGACCGTATATATTCTGGATATCTTCCCTTTTTATCCCTACCGCAGTTTCTCCCAGAAATATTCCTGAATCCTGGGGACCGTCCAGATAAAATTCAATCTTTTCAATATTCTGGGCTGGCGGGGTGGTGTCCGCCTGTTTATCCTCGGTTTCCGGCTCATCGGCAGGATCTTCGGTAATCTTTTTTTCGCTTACCTCCACTTTTTCATCAGTCCCGGTTTCTGCCGCCGGTTCCCGGGGATCTGAACCTGCAGAAATGCCGGCAATAAATACGCTGCCTACAAATATCATGCCAATCACTAGAAATATAGCTAAAATTATAGATATTGCTTTAATTTTTATCTCTCCTTTAATTGATTACTGGCTTACTATTTTATAACTATATTTAATTTAATAAAATAGCCAGATAATCACCACTTAAGGATATGGCTGATGTCATTATTATAAGGATGCAGTCTGTAGTCAAGGGAATCAGTCACTATATCATCAAACACCAGTCTCCTGGATTTCTTTACTGCTTTTTAGCAGTCCACCAGGCCCCAGCCATAATAGATGTCCCTGCCAAATACTCCCTTGTCCTGCACTGTATCTATTAATATATTCTCAATCTCTACATTATTTAGAAAAGGGTTGGCTGAAAGCATAAGGGCCACCATCCCGGCAACATGGGCGCTGGACCAGGAGGTACCGGGTATATTGGTCCAATCTCCTCTGTTTTCTATCCCCGGTATTTCTTCACAAGGGGCAGATATAAAGCTAAGCTCATTGGCAGCGCTGTTAAGGGAATAGAATCCCTGCCTGTCCACCCCCCTGCTATATTATATACCCCTACCAGGTAGCCGGGAAAGCGGTGGCTATGGTGCTGATTTTTGCCTCTTCCATTTTCTTGGTCATAACTGGGCTTAGCTTTACTTAAAGCCGGTATATCCTCTAAGGCAAGAAGCCTGTCTAGTTTTCGATTTAGACCCCGCCTTTTTAAGATGTTATATACGGTTGCAGGGCATACGATATAGCCTAGTTCATTGGATATTCTTGCCGGACCATAAGCGGGGTACTCTTTAATAAATGCTAATATTTTCTCTACTATCTCGGACCTGGTGGAATTGGGCATTTTAGATTTTAATTTTTTTCTCACCCTTAGACCTACCATTCCGTAGTTAGTAAACCTTTTTAGCCCACTTGTAGCAATATGCCCTGGGTACCCCAGCTTCTCTGCAGGCTTTGGATATGTCATTGATAGATTTGGCCGCGGGTAGTAAACTTAACTTGTGGCCCGAGATGAAATCATCTTTGGTCATCACTACCTCCATGTGTGTATATTTTTTTATTGCTAATCAAATATTTTACACTTGGAGGTAGTGTTTTATCTATCAATTTATATCTATATTTTTATTTTGTTTTCAAAGAGCTCTTAAAACTAGAGTTGTAAAAACAACTCTTAAACAGTTTGATAATATGAAGATTAGCTTTATCGGGAAAATAAGCAAATCAAAAAAGCATTTTAAAAAGCAACTCGAGGGGTACGATTATAAAATTTTATTGATAATAAACATAACCCTGGCTAAAAAAATTTGGCGGTTATCCCTTAGCCGGGGGTAACCGCCGAGGATGGTTTTTTATCCTTTCACCTGTTCCGGCTTTTTTATTAGGGCAAGGTCAAAATCTTTTAGGTTACCATTACGGTTTGCAGTAAGGGTAATGTTGTCGCCAACTTCATGCTTTATGATTTCTGCCACCAGTTCCAAAGGCTCATGGACCTTTCCTCCATTAACTGCAGTAATTATATCGCCCTGTTTGAGCCCTGCAGACTCTGCTGGATATCCTTCCATTACACCGCTGACAAAAACTCCTTCTATGTCTGTATTGTTTTCACCCATCTCAATACCAATGAATGGCGTTTCTATTGTCCCGGAATTAATTAGCTTGTCTGCAATATTTAAAGCTGTATCGCTGGGAATAGCAAAGCCAATGCCCGCATTGGATCCGCTGGTAGAGTATATCATGGTATTAACCCCAAGCACCTGGCCTGCAGAGTTTACAAGCGCTCCTCCGCTGTTACCCGGGTTAATTGCAGCATCAGTTTGTATTAGGTCAACCAGGGGAAGGCGGTTATATGAAATAGCCACATCCCTTCCAACTGCGCTTATAACTCCCATTGTTACTGATTCATCTAGGCCAAATGGACTTCCAATTGCAATACATAGTTCTCCATCTTTAGCATTATTTACCGAGGTAAATTCAGCCGGACTTAGGCCCTGCGCATCTATCTTTATAACAGCAATATCCGTATTTTCGTCTCCGCCGATAAATTCTGCCGGGTATTCTTCACCACTGTCCAAAGTAACTATAAGTTCATTAGCATCAGATGCCACATGGTTATTTGTAATTATATACCCATCAGGGCTATATATGATTCCTGAACCTGTTCCTTCGCCCTGCCGGTAATTTCCAAATATATCTTCCTGCATCTTTCCAACTTTTATATTCACAATTGAAGGTTTTACGTCCTCTGCAACCCTGCTAACAGCCTGGTCAAACTTTGCTAAAATTTCTTCATTGCTAACTTTTCTCTCCTTCAGCTTTGAGGCTACTGGGCTGCTTTTGGAAACCTGGGCTTGAGCTGGCCTGGTTACAGTTATTTTAGGTGGCTCTATAGTAACTCCCATGAAAGAGCAGCCTGCAATTGATAAAAATACAAAAAAAGTAACCGCAGTTATAATAATAAGGTTAATCCATTTCTTCCTGTTCACTTTATCCTTCCTTTCAAAATGTAAAATTTATTACCTTTTGATTAGATTGTATAAAGAATAAATTAAATGCAGCTTAAAAATAGATTAAATTTTTTTAATCTTGTGGGGATTGACCGACCGGAAGCTTTACAATAAATCTGGTTCCTGAGCCAAGGCTGCTCTCAACTTTTATCTTGCCCCTGTGGACTTTGGCAATCCATTTCACAATGGACAACCCAAGGCCTGTTCCCTGGCCATTTCTAGCTTTATCCGCCTGGTAGAACCTGTCAAATATATATGGGATATCTGAATCTGCAATGCCAACTCCATTATCCTCCACTGCTAGGAAGGCGAAATTTTGCTCTCTTGTTAATGAAATATCAATTTTACCGCCTTCTCCTGTGTACTTGATTGTATTATCTATAAGATTTATAAGTAAG is a window encoding:
- a CDS encoding flippase-like domain-containing protein; this translates as MASKKVKTILKIINVVVVVGFGIFLIWYLLDKVEIGAIKQAFLNIYKPTMVLGLTMMFFDGFLRGYRTKILLGSERIRILDLFFVSHIRNAFNMVLPARTGELSYVYVLKRKFKFPVEIGMSTLAVALVFDLVIVFSLIIISIIIVGINRYAVSSTTVIMVAAGLLIISLLILFFLSKIVGLIIRFTTWVFSKTHWDRIKFIDYLYSKLVGINQNIKVIQGRKIYTKVYITSVIIRLVKFSIYYFMIHSLMKPMGYGFAELNYWVIFLATAAAEISAVLPTHALAGLGTYEFAFVSVLTMLGFQENIAIIVGFNYHIINLVFTVMVGILSIIILVMPFYKIRKISADENTDNR
- the rfbD gene encoding dTDP-4-dehydrorhamnose reductase — encoded protein: MRILITGSRGQLGSQLISLGGSEHQLYGYDLDMDITDAEKVQTEFARVEPQAVIHCAAYTDVDGCEDKVQFTYDVNTTGTENLVREAKKYDADFLFISSDYVFDGKKGSSYLETDQPHPISVYGDSKYRAEKLVAEITDRHYIVRTTGIYSIYGKNFVDTVIKAARKKSSLSIVDDQICTPTFSLDLARCVYALIGTGVYGIYHATNGGQCSWYQFTRYMLDIMDIDTKLEPVASSSLTRKARRPAYSVLQNFNLEENQICFMRPWEEALKDFLLNHYQAKP
- a CDS encoding flippase-like domain-containing protein; its protein translation is MAKLNKAASTAIRVVISASLITFLIVRNWDNFKMMANHLESINIALMALATFLYFLGIAGMVFRWGILLRAQQMIIHRGFLLQSVMIGFFYNNILPTSVGGDAYRVYDIYKNKGVPVDRTFSTVVLERSMGTITGAIFLVFSFFFGMYDMVSFNMLLSLIIILALLILLLAVLIKPYFFKIDRLFEKFALLRKIRPKVKSFRDILISYKDKKAYLGVCFVYSVIIQMFIILSYWLVSESLTLNIGLSSFLFIVPFTSIVASIPITIGGIGLRENALAFLVATFGASESQAALFSFLILFIILFNALLGGLTYLGKNVFFKPKGVI
- a CDS encoding S8 family serine peptidase, which encodes MDRQGFYSLNSAANELSFISAPCEEIPGIENRGDWTNIPGTSWSSAHVAGMVALMLSANPFLNNVEIENILIDTVQDKGVFGRDIYYGWGLVDC
- a CDS encoding trypsin-like peptidase domain-containing protein produces the protein MNRKKWINLIIITAVTFFVFLSIAGCSFMGVTIEPPKITVTRPAQAQVSKSSPVASKLKERKVSNEEILAKFDQAVSRVAEDVKPSIVNIKVGKMQEDIFGNYRQGEGTGSGIIYSPDGYIITNNHVASDANELIVTLDSGEEYPAEFIGGDENTDIAVIKIDAQGLSPAEFTSVNNAKDGELCIAIGSPFGLDESVTMGVISAVGRDVAISYNRLPLVDLIQTDAAINPGNSGGALVNSAGQVLGVNTMIYSTSGSNAGIGFAIPSDTALNIADKLINSGTIETPFIGIEMGENNTDIEGVFVSGVMEGYPAESAGLKQGDIITAVNGGKVHEPLELVAEIIKHEVGDNITLTANRNGNLKDFDLALIKKPEQVKG